From the genome of Pseudomonas sp. TMP9, one region includes:
- the mmsB gene encoding 3-hydroxyisobutyrate dehydrogenase encodes MTTIAFIGLGHMGLPMARNLLKAGFNLKVFDLVQAAMDQLAGEGALAAVSAIEAVQGAQVVVSMLPASRHVEGLYLGANGLFAALKPGTLVLECSTIAPEAARNVHAAARERGIQLLDAPVSGGTAGAAAGTLTFMIGGQAETLAKAQPFFQAMGKNIFHAGPDGAGQVAKVCNNQVLAVQMIATAEAMAMGVANGLEPAVLAEIMRQSSGGNWTLEKYNPWPGVMANTPASNGYSGGFMAELMTKDLGLAQEAAQASGSSTPMGALALQLYRLLLKQGKGKQDFSVVQQLFVE; translated from the coding sequence ATGACAACAATCGCTTTTATCGGCCTCGGCCATATGGGCCTGCCCATGGCCCGTAACCTGCTCAAGGCCGGCTTTAACCTTAAGGTATTTGATCTGGTGCAGGCGGCCATGGATCAACTGGCCGGCGAAGGTGCACTCGCCGCCGTCAGCGCCATTGAGGCCGTGCAGGGCGCGCAGGTCGTGGTCAGCATGCTGCCCGCCAGCCGCCATGTCGAAGGCCTGTACTTGGGTGCTAATGGCCTGTTCGCCGCGCTCAAACCCGGCACCCTGGTGTTGGAATGCTCGACCATCGCCCCAGAAGCCGCGCGCAACGTGCATGCGGCGGCGCGCGAACGTGGCATTCAACTGCTTGATGCACCGGTGTCTGGCGGCACTGCCGGTGCGGCGGCAGGCACTCTAACGTTTATGATCGGCGGCCAGGCAGAAACCTTGGCCAAGGCCCAGCCCTTCTTTCAGGCCATGGGCAAAAATATCTTCCATGCCGGCCCCGACGGCGCAGGCCAGGTGGCCAAGGTGTGCAACAACCAAGTGCTGGCAGTCCAGATGATCGCCACGGCCGAAGCCATGGCCATGGGCGTGGCCAACGGCCTAGAGCCGGCTGTGCTGGCCGAAATCATGCGCCAGAGTTCAGGCGGTAACTGGACGCTGGAGAAATACAACCCCTGGCCCGGCGTGATGGCTAACACGCCGGCATCCAACGGCTACAGCGGTGGTTTTATGGCCGAGCTGATGACCAAAGACCTAGGCTTGGCCCAAGAAGCCGCGCAAGCCAGCGGCAGCAGCACGCCGATGGGCGCATTAGCCTTACAGCTGTATCGCCTGCTGCTCAAGCAAGGTAAGGGCAAACAGGACTTCTCGGTGGTGCAGCAGCTGTTTGTTGAATAA
- a CDS encoding enoyl-CoA hydratase/isomerase family protein has protein sequence MNVHFEERPAQHGMRIGIASLDAEKSLNALTLPMIEALDATLKAWAEDPSIACVLLRGNGPKAFCAGGDVVQLVQQCREHPGEIPPLARRFFADEYRLDHRIHTYPKPFICWAHGHVLGGGMGLMQGAGIRIVTPSSRLGMPEVNIGLYPDVGGSRFLARLPGKLGLFLGLTASSINARDALDLDLADRVLLDEQQDPLLEGLVQLNWLEQPQQQLHSLLKALENQALGELPEAQWLPRRARIDELLDTADLPHAWQAIQALQDNHDPLLARAGKTLAGGCPLTGHLVWEQIKRAKQLSLAEVFRMEYAISLNCCRHPEFPEGVRARLIDKDHAPQWHWPDVASIPQQVIDAHFAPAWDGEHPLTDL, from the coding sequence ATGAACGTGCATTTTGAAGAACGCCCGGCCCAACATGGCATGCGCATCGGCATTGCCAGCCTAGACGCCGAAAAGAGCCTTAACGCCCTCACGCTGCCGATGATTGAGGCGCTGGATGCCACGCTTAAAGCTTGGGCCGAAGACCCCAGCATCGCCTGCGTGCTGCTGCGCGGTAACGGCCCTAAGGCGTTCTGCGCCGGCGGTGATGTGGTGCAATTGGTGCAGCAGTGCCGTGAACACCCCGGCGAAATACCGCCTTTGGCGCGGCGTTTTTTTGCCGACGAATACCGCCTCGACCACCGTATCCACACCTACCCGAAACCTTTTATCTGCTGGGCTCACGGCCACGTCCTGGGCGGTGGCATGGGCCTGATGCAAGGCGCCGGTATTCGTATCGTTACCCCCAGCAGCCGACTGGGCATGCCCGAAGTGAATATCGGCCTGTACCCGGATGTCGGCGGCAGTCGGTTCCTCGCCCGCCTGCCCGGCAAGCTCGGGCTGTTCCTTGGCCTGACCGCCAGCAGCATTAACGCGCGCGATGCGTTAGATCTCGATCTGGCCGACCGCGTGTTACTCGACGAGCAGCAAGATCCGTTGCTCGAAGGTCTGGTGCAGTTGAACTGGTTGGAGCAACCGCAACAACAACTGCATAGCCTGCTTAAAGCCTTGGAAAACCAGGCCTTAGGCGAGCTACCCGAAGCCCAGTGGTTGCCGCGCCGAGCGCGTATTGATGAATTACTCGACACAGCCGACCTGCCCCACGCCTGGCAGGCCATCCAGGCTTTACAGGACAACCACGACCCGCTATTAGCCCGCGCCGGCAAAACCCTCGCCGGCGGTTGCCCGCTGACCGGGCACCTGGTGTGGGAGCAAATCAAGCGTGCCAAGCAGCTGTCTCTGGCCGAGGTATTCCGCATGGAATACGCCATCAGCCTGAACTGCTGCCGTCATCCGGAGTTCCCGGAAGGTGTTCGTGCTCGCCTGATCGACAAAGACCACGCGCCACAGTGGCACTGGCCCGATGTAGCGAGCATCCCGCAGCAGGTAATTGACGCGCACTTCGCACCGGCCTGGGACGGTGAGCATCCGTTGACGGATCTGTAG
- a CDS encoding enoyl-CoA hydratase, which translates to MSHAIEAYKTGVFDLTHKITVEKHGHTALITLNNPPANTWDRDSLIGLKQLIEHLNHDDDIYALVITGQGAKFFSAGADLKLFADGDKARAREMAKRFGEAFEALRDFRGVSIAAINGYAMGGGLECALACDLRIAEQQAYMALPEATVGLLPCAGGTQHLSWLVGEGWAKRMILCGERVDAQTALRIGLVEQVVDSGEARGHALLLAAKVARQSPVAVRTIKPLIQGARERSPSTWLPEERERFVDLFDADDTREGVNAFLEKRDPQWRNK; encoded by the coding sequence ATGAGCCACGCCATCGAAGCCTACAAAACCGGGGTCTTCGACTTGACCCACAAGATCACCGTGGAAAAGCACGGCCACACGGCGCTGATCACCCTCAACAACCCGCCGGCTAATACCTGGGATCGCGATTCGTTGATCGGTCTTAAGCAGCTGATTGAGCACCTCAACCATGACGATGACATTTACGCCCTGGTGATCACTGGCCAAGGCGCTAAATTCTTCAGTGCGGGCGCTGATCTCAAGCTGTTTGCTGATGGCGACAAAGCCCGCGCCCGCGAGATGGCTAAACGGTTTGGCGAGGCTTTCGAGGCCCTGCGTGACTTTCGTGGCGTGTCAATTGCCGCGATTAACGGCTACGCCATGGGCGGTGGCCTGGAATGTGCGCTGGCCTGCGACCTGCGCATTGCTGAACAGCAGGCGTACATGGCGCTGCCAGAAGCCACGGTGGGCCTGCTGCCCTGCGCCGGTGGCACGCAGCACCTGAGCTGGTTAGTCGGTGAAGGCTGGGCTAAGCGCATGATTCTGTGTGGCGAACGGGTTGATGCGCAAACCGCGCTGCGTATCGGCCTGGTCGAGCAAGTGGTCGACAGCGGTGAAGCCCGCGGCCATGCCCTTTTGCTCGCAGCCAAGGTAGCGCGGCAGAGCCCGGTGGCCGTGCGCACCATCAAACCGCTGATTCAAGGCGCCCGTGAACGCAGCCCAAGTACGTGGCTGCCAGAGGAGCGTGAGCGCTTTGTCGATCTGTTCGACGCTGACGACACCCGTGAAGGGGTCAACGCTTTTCTGGAAAAACGCGACCCGCAGTGGCGCAACAAGTGA